ttgttttatagtttttggtaagtcatttttaaatttgttaaagaacttgactcaaagcatagacagtactcagtacactatttagtagcccaagcaattgcctatttactataaataaatcctaagccataacaaagtgctccaaatgtggccttgatgatgcacaccaaaagtacaaacagggacaccatccatgtgcaaTATGGCACTggtaatactttgatatttttcagcttttaATACTTTGTTGTTGTTACTCTGTTATTACTTTGATACTTTTCaactgttgatggaatcagctcCTCTTAGAGCTAACACAGAGCTCGGGTAACTtgactaccagccagcctcagaacctTAAAACTGAGTgctagagctgtaccctcattaggagataatagaatgagttgcctagtcataaaaacagagacacaggCAAAACcaatgcattgagtcaagaagattcagtattcaacatcctaaactggaaacaatgcaTTCAAAATACATCtgcaccagcctaatagataaagaagggttgtgaggctggtcaacagataaaaTCTGTTTACCCTTCAAGTTTTTGCCTTGGAGGCCTTCTATAAAACACCTTAATTTCTAGTATTCCTCTATATATAATGTTTTCTTAGTGAATTTACAAACTAtcccattttttaaattaatgcttACAAAAGTAACTTCTTtttactccaggtcaggtcaggttctGAATTATTATGATTACCCTGCTACTGGTAAAACTCCTGCTCCATGACCTCCTTTCAAGGTTTGCTTTTTTTAGGAAAGACTTGGAAAATAATctcttaaaatataaagaataaaaaccttAGGGCTCTTGGTTCAGTAAAGGCTACAGATGCTgctgattaaaataataatcttggGCAGTTGTTGACTGCATCCAGCTAATGTCTTGTAGCTGGATATAGTTAACAGTCTTATTGGCCTCCTTGGCATATATTTTAAGGGTGAGCTAGATAACTGTGTTGACCAGCCTTGCAACTCTTTCTGTTATCTACTTATAATAGTATGGTTCTGCTGATGCCATCAATAGTAGTAAAATATGAGAGGATTAACAATGCCATATTGTGCGTGGATAGTTTACCTGTTAGTGCTTTTAATGTGCATTGTCAAGTTACATAAGGAGTGCTAAGTTATGACCTTAGGTTAATTAGCAGATTTAAGGTGTCTGGGATGCCATGGTCTGTCTATGATTAAggcaatttctttttaacttaaagCATGACCAAAGTatccaaaaatattaaacataaaaaaccatcacTACCACCTGACTTGTTTTGATCAATCTCTTCAAAATATTTGtggtccttttttttttcaacatctcaAAATCACTGCATTTTTGCAGCTATAttgttttttgacttttaaatatctaattttatttataggcaccatttttttttaaataataatttatatacaaagcAATTTGTGATATGTTTTGTTTAACATTtgcaaatgtataaaatattaccaTTGTAAGCATTTTATAAAACCTCAACATTAAAGACTCCTAATTGTACAAAGTACACTGTtcccttgaaatattgtaaacctaacaatattttaattgtgcATTGTGTAATGTACATTATACAATTGAGAGTCACACACAATTGAGgctattgattttaaaattgaggttttaaaattataaatcagtAATAACTGTAATCAAAGTAGGAgtattgattaaatttaaaatgatataaagaaACCACTGAccagcaaaaaaagttattttcagaAGTTCTAAAGATGGATCATGGCAGTTGTCAGGCAGCCCTTATTCAGATTGCAAATGACAGCTTGGGAACCGCTGATCTAATTCAGTATTTTCCTCAGATTCATACAAGTTAGCATTTGTAATGCGCCCCATTTCTTTCTcaacatttttatgtatatttaactgCTACTGCCTTGTTgcagttttttttgtgtgtgtttcagtttttttgaagtatttttgagttattttgAATGTGTAGGTATGATTAATGGGTCcaagttttttgcttttgtCCAAACAACTGCCTTTCTTTTTAACCAACTAACGTATCTGATTCTTTCATTGGCATTTTAAAAGTACATCTGCATTTCTCTCTTGCTATTCCTGTATCATAGCAAtgaaaacaaacataaatcaaacattttgtcaaaagctttcaaTTTggcataaaaattatcattttttgtaagtcttattaaaattgaatttttatttaaaatgctttttccAATAATCTACATACCTTTAAGAGAATTCCTTCTGTTTCAACTGTGGGAAAACTGaacttatttcaattatatttcaaaatatattcaaattatattcaaaatatattttcaatttctgTATAAACTAATTGATAATCATTTCTGTGTACATAAAGCGATATTTTGCAGCATCTCTTTTTGTAGGAATCATTACTGTTGGAAATTTAGAACCATACCCAAATGTTGTCAGTATTACTGCAAGTTTGAAATGCTGCCATGatataataagttaattaatttttaattactaaaaaatgaaatatatacatatatattataaagtatataacaaattttgactAAAACGCATTAGAAAAgataatattaaagtttaactacaaattgtttcaaatcaacataaattttgttatagcAAGGTGATATTGTTCAGATTAATATAGAACATAACATcctatattaaaattataaaaataaaaaaatctataactaaaaacttaaagatCACCATtacatgaattaaataaaattgttaaaagatttgaatttaaataattaaaaactaaattttaactttttttgaaaatagtataTAATGCAACCCCTAAAGGTTGTGTAAgtgtgttaaaaaatttttttatatagtttatatagtttattatagCAATTCATAACCACCATCAGTGATGCTTGTCtcttaacattttaacataatttttttaaaattttaaaaacaagtatgGTTATGACTCATCCTAATGTGTATATTAGGGGTATGACTAAAAAGCACATTTCATTTTTTCGGAAACGGCATAGCGGCAAAAGAAGaacttttacttgtattaacttaaaataataatacttttttcaaaattaaaaaaaaactctcccACCAGTGCAGATGAAAATTTGGTCCCAGCTGTCtaacaaatgcaaaaaatttaagtttttgcatttatagtaGGGGCAGggtcacttaacaaaatttcaaaaataccaTTAGAGTTATTTTTGTAGCTTGATCTATCTACTTTAagattatgttttgttttttaataaaaatgatggcAAGAGTTGATCTTGACCATTTGCAATCATGTGTATGTTTGAGAGGCTGGgggctttaattttttttttaatgtactttaaatataaaacaattttgtaattgtacattttttatttaaagaaagactattttatggtttttatcagatttttatcagattttttatcatttgttttaaattttaaacaatgataataagctataaataatataagctACAACCATTAAGTTTGCTTCTCCGTCTTCTTTTGTTTCTAATCGTTTCAATGGGTTGTTGAGAGTGGGAGGAGGGGGAGGAGTCAAAAGggaattttgtgaaatttttttaattttttttgtaaataaaaaaaatgtcaacaagcaattgttaaaacaaaatatttcattctAAAGAATTTCATGTTagaaaaagaattgaaattatatataacacttTACACTTAATACATAACCAATAACACTTGCTTATTAAGAAAACTGTATTACAGAGGTTATCCTAAGTGTTAATTTTGCAAACATTCCTACAATCAGTATAGcttcatgtttatttttttatggccTAATGTATTGAAATAGGAGGTTGTCtcatggtaaaaaaatttactatgcGCCCTTTATTAGGCGAAGAAAATACTGACTAACATATCAGatatttactatattatagtaaaatgcttataaattttcaattcagTCCAAATTTAGATTGACTTAATATAGtaatatgtttttatgataaaaatatccatataaaatgttttttcttacaATATCTTTGATGAGTTCTTTTACTTTTGATATGCCATTTAGAGACAAGAATTTTGGCTTAAAAAGGAATAGAAAGAATTTAAACAAACACAAAACCATAAATgcaaaaatgtgtttttaaaagaggaagatttatataatgaaaaataaaaaaattcatcatcttgaaagataaaatacaagttttaaaaagtagatGCAAGATGTCAATTTTCTCAATGATCAGAAAGGattgcatgtttaaaaaatgtcccgcgaaaataattttgcaaaataaatagtgaagtaagaaaaaaacttaaaggttATAAGAGTCCATTAGGAAACAAACAAAGGTTGGTTAGTAAAAAATTTGAGGAGACAATGAAATGTTAAGATACTTGCGATAATGGAGATAATAAGATAGACAGTATTTCCAGCcttttagcaaatttaaaaagtatattgttcctatttttattcattatctGTAAGTAATTACATAAATTAGCTCTTGAATTAGCTCAAACAGAGAAGTATACAAGTTGTATaacaattaaagattttttggacctgaaaactgatttttctttgatttgttaaaaatgacatTACTTTAGACAGAATGGCTGAAAATTAGTTTATCAAACTGGAATTTATTGTGGCTATGTGCTATGTGTATATATcgctatataatatatacttatttccagattataaaagattttaaaacttactttCACTGGTCTTTTTGTTCTACATTACAGTGCAGAACGTGCATCTAGTTCTAgtcttttagaaattttagaaaacaaaagaaGACGGAGAAGCAAACTTAATGGTTGTAGCttatcattgtttaaaatttaaaacaactgataaaaatcttggataaaaaccataaaatagTCTTTCTTTAAATAGAAAATGTACAATTaccaaaatgttttatatttaaagtatattaaaaaaaaattaaaaagccctcAACCTCTCAAATATACACATGATTGCAAATGGTTAAGATCAACTCTAGCCatcatttttaccaaaaaacaaaacacgaTCTAAAAGTAGATAGATCAAGCTACAAAAATAACTTCAtggtatttttgaaattttgccCCTACTATAAATGcgaaaacttgaattttttgcatttttagacaGCTGGGACCAAATTTTCATCTGCACTGGTgggagagtttttttttttgatttggaaaaaaagtattattattttatgttaatacaagtaaaagttCTTCTTTTGCCGCTATGCTGTTTCCGAAAAAATGAAATGTGCTTTTTAGTCATACCCatagtgtatatatacacattcgCAGTGATACTCTTAGATTTTCAATCTAgtgtaaagtttaattttaatgaattattttatattgattacAGTGgtagatataaatttttttgttatatgctttgtaaatattttttatattaaacagaGAGAAAGAAGCTAAGTATGATGATTTCTTTGGTccgtcaaagaaaaaaaagaaaaaggaagtTTTGTTTAAGGAAATGAGCGATGATGATGTTGGTGAAGATGAGTTAGAGGAAGAAATTGAGCAGCTTGATGAAtttgaaaatgatgaaaataatatttctagtgatgaaaaaaacaataaaaatgagGAACCTAAATCTTCATTTGAGCTAAATCAAAACACAGTAATTTGCTTGATTTTCTGTTGTGGTTTTAAACCTTAttcagtatttatttttcatcatcatcatagtCATCATTGTTATCATCAATATCATCATccttattatcatcatcatcatcatctttattctttcaaaaactctttttacaGATTACTGAAAAGATAAAACGCTTAGAAGAgtcaaacttgaaaaagaaGGAATGGCAATTGCAAGGTGAAGCATCTGCAAAACAGCGTCctataaatagtttattggAAGAGCATGTCACATTTGACCATACATCAGTTGGAGgtgaaattttttcattattttgctattgtttttaaaaaatttagttaaatattttatgattctTTGTAAAACCTTTTACTGACtcttataaacttatttaaaactctttaatatatgttattttttcattattatttgtattcaaaatattgaataatatttagtaattatttaaatatttatctattGCAAACCTATTCAATTtggtgtgtatgtgtgtgtgtgtgtgtgtgtgtatatatatatatatatatatatatatatatatatatatatatatatatatatatatatatatatatatatatatatatatatatatatatatatatatatatatatatatatatgtatataattagcTCCTGTTATAACTGAAGAAACAACGGAGTGTTTAGAAGATGTAATCAAGCAACGAATCAAAGATgaggtttttcaaaatttttgaatttttttttttttttaatattttaaaacaatatattaaaaaaaaagttttataaaaggcATGGGATGATGTGAAACGAAAAGTAAAACCTGTTGTTCAACCTTTTGAATACAAAAAAGCGCCAGAGCTTAACCAGGAGAAAAGTAAAATTAGTCTTGCAGAAGTCTATGAAAAAGAATATCTTAAACAGGCTcaggtaaatttattttgaaaacacaaACTTTATTGTTCAATTAATTGACCAGCTAGTATCCATAgttaagttattatcaaatatattattattttcaaatatattattaaatatattacttatcaAATTTGTGGTGCAAGCTCTTcctcatctttttttaatcctCTTTGAAGTAAATTTctgttaaagttgcttttttgTAGTACTTTTCTAATATAgttgtattttgtttaactaTAACTATTCATTggtcatttttaattactttgctggtgcaaatatataacttttttgttatttatacttaataaaattagtaaggAAACTTGGtaattggagcctgggaacaacaTATTTTCTTATATGCAGCGTCCCAGCTCAAATGTGAATAAAATTTCTCTTATTAAACTAGATCAAAATAGATCAatgttcgttttttttttttttttttttgcaacggtcctttttttttttttttaatgttccttaaatttttttttgcaatgttcctctttttttttttttccaaagagatcaatgtttcttttttttttttttttttttttttttactcttacgATCAGCGTATAatagttttttgcaaaacattttccaagtaaaaatttaaataaataaataataaaactatgtcTGATGGATTAgcacttaatatttttatgcaCCACATAACACTATTTGTGCAAAAATCCATGCATTTGTAAAGAAACATGAAActatgtaataatatttatttaatcggtttttcattattttttaattacgtgGGCGCATCTAGAGTAgctatttttcatatttttattaaataatgattaaaagtATCAAAAGATGTCTGATTTTATATCAAGGAAAACGAAGAAGAGAAAGAAAACGAGGAACACGTTACTATAAAGAACATGATGGACAAGTTATTTTCTCAATTAGATGCACTTTCAAACTTTCATTTTACTCCCAAGCCAGTAAGTATGAGGAAAACCCTTTTTTATTCCGAGCCAGTAAGAATGAGGaaatctttctcttttttttttttgctttaaatagttttactcaaaaagattttaaagtttttgttataattatttgtaatttagcCGATTcctgaaattaaaattataacaaatgtaCCATCTTTGCGCATGGAAGAAGTCACACCAATAACTATGAGTGAAGCATCACAGTTGGCACCAGAGGAAATATTCGACAAAAAGACTCGCGATATAAAAGGCGAAGGCGAAAAATCCGAAACAGATCGTAAACACGAAAGAcgtcagaaaaaaattaagaagaaatttgcagtaaaagaaaaagaacgTAAAGAGAAGTTAAAAGTTCAGTCAggaaaaattgacaaaaattctTCGAAAAAAGCCGCAGTTGTTCAGTTAAAGAAAGGCGTAAGAAACACAATTGTAAACGAAAAAAATTCGGATAAAAGTATCAAATCAAGTAGTGATTTCTTTAATAGACTTCAGACAGAAGTAAAGGATGATCTTTCTAAATTTAAACGTAAACCAAATACTACGCAGAGCAAGTTAAAAAAGAGGGTTCAATTcttaaaactttgaatttttatataaatttttattgtgttttaagtataaatattaaaagcttatttatttgattatttttaagctAATATTTTTcgaatctattttaaaataattctgagAACCTAATAAACTTTCTCGCATCGTCCATTCATAGAGTTTAACCGAGTCACCGATCTGTTTGCTGGAAGCTCGACATGAAGAACTATATTTAGTTCAAACTATGTATACGTTTTTAggtttataaatcaattttatgaaaatttaaagagCTGTTTTATAGaacttaaaagttttcataTTGCTGCTAATAAACTGTTGTCATGGCTACCCTAAAATATTGCTGCAATTCAAAACACGCTTGAAAAAtcgtttttgaatgtttttttgaattaacattTACTCAGCACGATTTCATGTAATCTGGGACAAATAtgtacaattttttgaaatattactgAGGTAAAAGACAACTCTGcacgtataaacttttttcaagttattgtATTTTGGTATTTCATGGCAGTATATTGCCATAGTAGCAAATAAAATAACGAAAGTATTACGCTGTGAATAACTCAAAATTTCACATTGAAAAAcgttagtgaaaaagaaaatatatatacttgaaATTCTCAGGAATATTTCTTGTCGTAGAAAAACGCTGTTAGCGTCAAAATTATTGATATAGAATAATAGAAAActgttgataataaaaaatctctatCCGAGGCAACTTACCTTCTTatttataacgttttttttttttctttaaatatatatttgctgtttataaaataataaatctaattaattttttgaaatattactgAGGTAAAAGACAACACTGCAcgtataaaagttaattaaaaaaaaatttctattaattttgcaCCTAATAGCTCATAGAGTAAAAACCgagccaactagccccggtctcccctacttAAAATTCTCAGGAATATTTCTTGTCGTAGAAAAACGCTGTTAGCGTCAAAATTattgatatagtatatcataaATTATTGATATAGAATAATAGAAAactgttgatataaaaaatctCTATCCGAGGCAACTTACCTTCTtatttagtagtagtagtagtagtagatgCTGTAGCCGCCCGAAGACGACGAGTGTGTGTATTAATAACACACTTAGACAGCCATGTcagtattaattttatttaaaaggagCCAATTGTCTAATTGTGCTTTAAAACTGTTTACTGATTTTGCATTAACTACATCTTTAGGTAGTTTATTCCATGGTTTTGTTATTCTGTTAGTAAAGAATGAGTGTCTTAAGTTGCACTttgttttttcgcgtttaaaccTGACACCGTTTCCTCTAGATATTTGAAAATCATTAGGCTTGAAACCGTTTAAAAAGTCCACATTTTCAatcttatttaataacttataagtCTGGATCAAATCTCCACGAAGTCTGCGTTCACATAATGGGCTGAGGCCAAGAATCTCCAGTCTTTCCTCGTATTTCATTTTTGCCTTActaaatgcattttatttatatcgttttttttctttaaatatatatttgctgtttaaagaaaagaagaaatttaattacaaaaaacgtTTACAtccaaaaaaagtggatttataaaaaaacaggtAAGAATGGCTAAAGTCACAACCTTTTTATAGAGTCCCTATGTGGGttttacaagttaaaataaaataagatagttaaaaaaaactttgtacatctccaatataataaaaaggttaaagcTTGCATAAATATTAACCTTAAATCAAGTATATATCAATATAGTTTTAACTATAGCACAATGcaacataaaacaattttttctctgttcattgaaattttttgatttctctTATTTAATTTGTGTATGCTGAGTCTGAATatgacattaatttttttattgcatcaacCGTTTgatcataaaatcaaaaattcaattaaacatataattaatattaattatattgaatGAGATTTAGTCAATATATAGCATTTACTAgttcaaaaatgttatgttatgttacaAAACGTCATGTTACATCACGTTACATACATATACTACATAATTTTACATGATTTTCTAAAGTAATAGTCTctcaaaatctcaaaaaacactAGAAGTAAACAGTAGAACATGGTTTTCTTTTATGAATTTTGTTGTCATCGCGTATCAAACACTAGTTGTTGTCACCCATCATAGCTGCATCCCATCTGCCCTGGTATCTTTTCTCAATTGCATGGATATCCTGATGAAAACGTTCTCCACGCTCATCACTCACATTACCCAAATTTGGTATGAAAAATTCCAAGTGTAAATGCAGGTAATGCAGGTAATGCAGCTTTGTTGACATTCTGCATTTCATATCTGCGTACCGTACAATTAAGTTTTCCATAAGCTTTTTGTAGTTATCACTCTCGTTGcctaaaaaatatgaacaatatGTCTTAACGCAAaccatgtttcttttttaacagcAGACATTTTGTCCTCCATCTCCTTACATGCCAACATAATTTTATTCTCGGACCAGCGAGAACACCTCATTTTTGCATTAAACACCTTTGGAAACAACTGCCGAATATACTGGAACGCTGTGCTAGCTGAGTTTAATGCTTTGACAAATTGTTTGACAAAACCTTGTTTAATGTGAAGGGGTGGTAGTAAGAAAACCTTCTTAACAGGTATCAGTGATTGATTAATAATATTGTGCGAACCAGGCTTTAAATGTTCTCTCACTGGTTACTCACGTCTCGTGAAGTGTTGGTCCGCAGCCCTGCTATCacataaacaaagaaaacatgAGTAATTTGTGCATCCTCCTTGAACACCGAGAAGAAACGCTAGCATTTTAAAGTCTCCACATACATCTCATTTGTAACTGTCATAGTTGATTTTCTCAATCAACAACTTTGCGTTCTTGTAGTCTTCCTTTAAATGAACGGAATGAGCTACTGGAATTAAAGGAAATTGGTTTCCGTTATGGAGTAAAACTGCTTTTAGATTTCTTGTTGAACTGTGAATGAATAACCTCCAATCCTCAGGATTGTGAACAATGCCAATGTCATTGAAAAGATCACGAATGT
This portion of the Hydra vulgaris chromosome 13, alternate assembly HydraT2T_AEP genome encodes:
- the LOC100205550 gene encoding U3 small nucleolar ribonucleoprotein protein MPP10 isoform X2, which produces MVTEAPCDTLESSYQIFNKLTSEPDIFLTPQINLCSDFINLSKELYDYMNSFNVSTTNNNSLKELLVDGFDNEQIWQQIQICNNYSINQNRKAINQLNEISKLNSSKKFITFQKTNNKSKNDFEAEVNSNSEDVESEDLEPDSSENEDKDNFSNPIKVYKSTVVDDDFFKMGEMEEFLDAQDQIEEQLNGGQAKSNSEDDIDFFNELGDNEDLEKREKEAKYDDFFGPSKKKKKKEVLFKEMSDDDVGEDELEEEIEQLDEFENDENNISSDEKNNKNEEPKSSFELNQNTITEKIKRLEESNLKKKEWQLQGEASAKQRPINSLLEEHVTFDHTSVGAPVITEETTECLEDVIKQRIKDEAWDDVKRKVKPVVQPFEYKKAPELNQEKSKISLAEVYEKEYLKQAQENEEEKENEEHVTIKNMMDKLFSQLDALSNFHFTPKPPIPEIKIITNVPSLRMEEVTPITMSEASQLAPEEIFDKKTRDIKGEGEKSETDRKHERRQKKIKKKFAVKEKERKEKLKVQSGKIDKNSSKKAAVVQLKKGVRNTIVNEKNSDKSIKSSSDFFNRLQTEVKDDLSKFKRKPNTTQSKLKKRVQFLKL